The window CCCACGGCACCCCGAAGCCCGTCCTGCCGGGCACCTGCACTCCGGCTCCCCGCGGCAGGCAGCGGCACGGCCCCGCTCGTGGCCGGCGTGGCACGGGGGGCTGACTCCCGCAGGGGCTGACTCCCGCAGGGGTCCCCCGGTGAGGCCGTGCCCCAGCTTGGGGGCCAGAGCTGGTCCTTGGCACACATCCTCACAACCGGAGAGCCGTGCCATGCCGGAGAGCCGTGCCATGCCAGGTAGCTGTGCCAGATAGCTGTGCTGCATCGCCGTACTGTGCTGGATGGCCGTGccccagagctgtgctgccccGGATAACTGTGCCATGCCAGATAGCCGTGCCGGATAAGCTGTGCCGTGCCGGATAAGCTGTGCCGGATAGCCGTGCTGTGCTGGACAGCCGTGTTGTGCCAGATAGCTGCGCTGGGTAGCTGTGCTGTGTCCAAAAGCTGTGCCAGATAACTGTACTGTGCCGGATAGCCGTGCTGGATAGCCGTGCCGTGCTGGATGGCTGAGTGGAATAGCCACGCCAGGCAGCTGAGCGGTGCCGGGTAGCCCTGTCATGCCAGATAACCGTGCCAGGCCAGATAGCCATGCCAAATGTCCGTGCCACGTAGCTGTGCTGGGCCAGATAGCCGTACACGATAACCGTGCCGGGCCAGATGGCTGGGCCACGACGGATGGCCATGATGGACGGTCGTGCCAGGCCACGTCGCCACGCCAAATCGCCGAGGCAGATGGCTGTGCTGCGCTGGGTCGCCGCGCCGTGCCAGGTAGTCACGCCAGATGGCTGTGCCGTGCCGGATAGCTGTGCCACATCAGGCACCGGGGCCAGCGGCTGTTCCCCACACCTCGGCCGCGCCGCAGAGGGATGGCGAGCAGGATCTGGTCCCGTTTACGTCCGTCCTTGCCATCGGCGCGACCTCGGCCGAGCCCTCGGCCCCAGCCATGGGGTGGTTCTGCCGGGGCACCTGGGGGCTGCGGCACCGGGGGGGCTGTGCGGGGCTGGTGGCACGAACCGCTGtgaactgggggggggggtgtcgcaCTCCGTGGCCGCGTAACGCAGGACTTGCCGCGGGGCTGCAGGATGAGGGGCGGCCATGGGGCAGGGCATGGGTGTGCCGCTGTCACCGCACCCTGGCACCGCTGGCCGGGACGGGGGGATGCGCTCACCGAACGCAGACCCCAAAGCGCGCGCGTCTCCCGGCGGCGGCACCGCACGAGGATGGAGTCCCTGCTCGGGCGCTGGCGGTGCTGGGCGGGTGCCATGTAGGTCTCCCCCAGGTCCCGCTGTTGCCGAGGCACTTTGATCGCTGCCGGCTCCCGCCGGGCAAGAGGCTTCGTGCCGAGGAGCCGAGGCCGCCGGGTCGCGCCTTTGATGGGAAAATTAATGAGCCGCAGAGCACGTGGGCGCCGGTGGCAGCTGGGTCCCGCGTCCCTGCTGCCAACCGCCACCAGTGCAGGGGGGTCCCGAACCCCCCTTTCCCTTTGGGCACCCCGCCGGCCCCTCTCCTGCCTCGGTTTCCCCAACCGGCCTGGTTTGGGGGGGACCCCAGCCCCCGCGGGCTCGGCCCAGCTGGGTTTTTCCTTGACTCGCCGCACTCCTTTTGAATACATGATTTTAGCCACCATCATCGCGAACTGCATCGTCCTGGCGCTGGAGCAGCACCTGCCCGACGAGGACAAGACCCCCATGTCGGAGCGGCTGGTGAGCGCGGGGCTGACGGGGGGGGCTCCGGCCAGGGTCCCCGAGCACCCCAGCATGGGCGGCAGGACCGGGGCCGGCTGCCAGCCTGCACCGCACACAGCCGGCACCCGGCACCCGGCGGCCACGGCTCCTGGTCCCCCCGGACCTGCCGGTGTCCCAGTTTCCTCCTTGCCGGGAATCTGGGCCATGCCGGGAGCGGTGGCCGCCTCCGCCCCGTGGcacctggggagggggtgtgtgtgtggggggacacacacgacACGGGGCCAGCGGCCGCCCTGGATGCCCCCTCTGGGCTGGGAGGgcgcaggggagggagggggggtccccccacatcccccagCCGGCAGCCTCACGCCTGTCCCGGTCCCCAGGACGACACGGAGCCGTACTTCATCGGCATCTTTTGCTTCGAGGCGGGGATCAAGATCATCGCGCTGGGCTTCGCCTTCCACAAAGGCTCCTACCTGCGCAACGGCTGGAACGTGATGGACTTCGTGGTCGTCCTCACCGGGTGAGGTCCCCGTCCCGCCCTCCCCGGGGACGCGGGGTGACGCTACCCCCCGGCTCTGCGCGTGCGCACGCGTGTCAGCCCTGCACCCTTCCCCGCGTGCAGCAGACCCACGCGTGTGCGTGCAGGCGTGCAAGCTGCAGGACCCCGCCTGCGTCGTGGGGCGCGCGCATGCAGAGGATGCGCGCACGCGTACGCATGTACACGCGTGTACACGTGTGTGCAGTGCTCCTGTGCTCAGGGCTGCACCCGCCAGTGGTCCCGGGTGTCACCGGTGCCTGGCGGGCTGGGGCCGGGCGAGACGTTAATTATTGCCTGCGGCGCTCGTCCCGCTTCCCCGGCGGCAGCAAGTGCCTCTTAGCGCTGTCACAATATTTCCCCGCGCCGCCACTCACCGGCCCGGCACCCGCACCCGCCGCCGGCACTtcggcagcagccccggctccccggCCCCGGAGCCCCTGGGTTGGCCCCCGGCCACGGCCACCCTGGCCCCAACCCCTCCGACTGCTGGGAGAGccagtggggaaactgaggcagagaccAGCGGGGCTGTTGTAGGTCGGAGACCAGGCTGTGCCCTGCGTCCCCTCAAGCACTCGGCCGcatcggggtggggggggtgcaCTCGGGCTGCTTCCTCCCGCTCTgcaccccctgctcccccccccttgctcccctcctgcacccctcgctccctgcctgctccaccCTGCACCCTGCTCTCCCCCCGCACCCCCTCCTTGgtcccccctgcaccccctgcaCCATGcacccccccagctccccccctgcatcccacttccccccccccctccttgcaccctaccccccccccccatggccccagccctggccccggccctgcccgtGTGAATGAGCCGCGGCGTCGCCGGGGATGAATGAACTGGGGGGACCCACGGCCGGATGGATGGGGGTGaatgggggtggtggggggtaACAGGGATGAATGGGGGTGAGTGGGGATGAATGGGGATGGTGGGGATCAATGGGGGTGAATGGGGATCAATGGGGGTGAATGGGGGGTAACAGGGATCAATGGGGTGAATGGGGATCGATGGGGGTGAATGGGGATGATGGGGAtgaacgggggggggggggggggggccgtcCGGTTGCCGTGGTGACGGGCAGCTGGAGGGGACCCTCCGCGGTGTCGGAGGCGGCTGTGGGGCCGGCAGTGGGTCCCCAGGGCTCATCCAGGTCCCCCTGCCACCACCCGGGTCCTTGGGGACCCCACAGGCTGGTGCCGGCCAGGGGCTGCGACCCCCCTGAGCCGGGCCCGCCTCTGGCATCAGCACCGGCAGCGCCACCGCGCTCGGCCCGGAAAGGCTAAATATAGCCCAGCGCTCCCGCCCGCGCTGCCGGCACCGGCTCCCGGCCCTGACGGCACGGCCGTGGGCACGTGGCCATGCGGCGGGGATGTGGGGGCCGTGATGGCCGTGATGGCACGGCCGTGGGTACGTGGCCGTGCGACGGGGACGTGGGGGCTCACGGTGGCCGTGACGGTGTAGCCGTGGGGCACGTGGTGGATGCGTGGCTCTGCGGGGACGTGGGGGCTTTTGGTGGCCGTGACGGCACAGCCCATGGGGGGGGATGTGGCCAGGCTGGCACATGGTGGTCCACGTGGGGCACGTCCGTGGTGGGACGCAGTGGCCCGTGGGGACGTACGGCCGTGCTGGGACATCGTGGCTCGTGGTGACACGGCTGGTGGGGGTCCCCGGCTGGGTCGGGGTGCCGGCTGTGGTGCTGGGGTCCCTGCCCgctgacacccccccacccccatctcGCCCGCAGCATCCTGGCCACGGTGGGCTCCCAGTTCGACCTGCGGACGCTGCGGGCCGTGCGCGTGCTCCGGCCCCTCAAGCTGGTCTCGGGGATCCCAAGTGAGTGCCggggggatgcggggggggtggggtgtctGGGTGGGGGGGGCCCGTGGCCACTCAGCCCCGTCTGGCGCAGGTTTACAAGTCGTCCTGAAGTCCATCATGAAGGCGATGATCCCGCTGCTGCAGATCGGCCTCCTCCTGTTTTTCGCGATCCTCATTTTTGCAATCATAGGATTAGAGTTTTATATGGGCAAATTTCACACCACCTGCTTCGACCTGGTGACGGGtacgtgtgtgtccccccccgaaacctcccccaacacccccctctgccccccctcccctctaACCCCCCCcgcctcagtttccccctgGGGAGGGCTCAGAGCCCTCTGTGGGGACGCCGTGGGGCTGgactggggctggggggtgtctccttccccccctcaccccccccagctccctgggcCCATGTCCCACGCCCGATATGGAACGGCCTAATTACTTCTCTCCCCTGATGAAGATGCCGTTAATTGGCGGGAGCTATTTCTGCACGGCGGCCGTGTCAGCACCGCGGTGGGGGTGGGCTGAAGGAgcctgcggggggggggggaggtacATGGACGGGGGGGTCCGGCAGCCCCGTGGGGTCACCCTGGACCCCCAACTCTCCCAGGTGGACccagccctggggtggggggggggggcaggggtgaCCCCCCgggtccgtgtcccccccagaTGAGATCAAGGTGGAAGTCCCCTGCGGGACGGACGAGCCGGCCCGGATCTGCCCCAACGGCACCAAGTGCAAGAAGTACTGGGAGGGGCCCAACTACGGCATCACCCAGTTCGACAACATCCTCTTCGCCGTCCTGACCGTCTTCCAGTGCATCACCATGGAAGGGTGGACAGACCTCCTCTACTATGTGAGCCCCGGCGCCACGGGGATGGGCACCGCCACGGGGATGGGCACCGCCACGGGGGGGGccgtgtccccccgcccccccgggtCCCCTCTTTCCCATTGCAGCCGCCTGTTGTCCCCCCTGCAAAAGGGCTCGTCCCCAAGGTGGGGGGGTCCCTGTTTGCTGTTCCCGTGCTCTGACCCCCACATGGATGAAGAGAAATGGGGTACAGCCCTCCCACACACCCCAAAAGCAGAGGGAGGGGTCGCTGCGGAGCAGGAGGGTACCCCAAAACAAGGATGCTGGGATCCCCCCTCCGCTCTGCATCCCTCCTGGCTCCCcaggcccccccagccccacgtgTCCTCCCATGGCCCCCCCTGCTGTATCCCCCACGTCCCAGCGTGGGGTGGGGAGCACGGCCGGGGGGGTTGGGGTGCCACCAGGGTGCCATCCCTTGGCCTGTATCCAGAAACAGGGCCAtgcccccccctgccccagcttgTAGGACCCCCCCGGATCTTgggaccccccctccccaccgctgacccctccttccctccctgcagagcaaCGACGCCTCAGGGAACACTTGGAACTGGCTGTACTTCATCCCCCTCATCATCATCGGCTCCTTTTTTATGCTGAACCTAGTGCTGGGGGTGCTGTCCGGGTAAGCAGTGGCGGGGGGCTCggcgggaagggggggggtgCCCACCCCCCCGTGCTGACACCGGCTCCGTAGGGAGTTTGCCAAAGAGCGGGAGCGGGTGGAGAATCGCCGGGCGTTCCTGAAGctgcggcggcagcagcagatCGAGCGGGAGCTCAACGGCTACATGGAGTGGATCTCCAAGGCGGGTGAGGGCCAggaccctccccccccccgggacccccacctgtgggtgtccccccccaccctgctgaGCCCCTCGCTTTTCTCTCAGAAGAAGTGATCCTGGCAGAGGACGAGACCGAGGGAGAGCCCCGGCACCCCTTCGATGGTAAGTGCCCTGCCCCGGCGTGTCCCGGCAGGGGGGCAgccaccctgggggggggggggggagtgtccCGGCGGGGACCCCCGGGTGACGCTCGCCTCCCTGTGCCCCTCGCCCCTGCGGGAGCTCTCCGGAGGGCCACCATCAAGAAGAGCAAGACGGACCTGCTGAGCCCTGAGGATGCCGAGGAGCAGCTGGCCGACATCTCCtctgtgggtgggtgggggcgCGGGTGCCCCCGGCCAGGGGCGGTGATGGGGGGGTGGGTTGGGGGGTGATGGGTGGAGGGGTGATGATGGGGGTGGTGGGTGACAGGGCAGGGAGGTGCTGCGTGATGGGGTGATGGGTTGGGGGGTGATGGGTGGGGGGGTGATGGGTGATGGGTGGGGGGGTGATGGGGTGATGGGTTGGGGGGTGATGGGTGGGGGGGTGATGGGGTGATGGGTTGGGGGGTGATGGGGTGATGGgttggggggtggtgggtgaTGGGGTGATGGGTGGGGGAGTGGTGGGTGGTGGGTGGGAGGGTGATGGGGTGATGGgttggggggtggtgggtgaTGGGGTGATGGGTggggggggtgatggggtgATGGGGTGATGGgttggggggtggtgggtgaTGGGGTGGTGGgttggggggtggtgggtgaTGGGGGATggtttggggggtggtgggtgaTGGGGTGATGGgttggggggtggtgggtgaTGGGCGGAGGAGCAGTGCGGGGGTGATGGGTGCCGGGGTGGTGGGTGATGTGGTGACGGGTGGGGGctccccccccggcaccccgcaGGCTCCCCCTTCGCCCGCGCCAGCCTCAAAAGTGCCAAGCTGGAGAACGCCACCTTCTTCCACAAGCGGGAGCGGAGGATGCGCTTCCACATCCGCCGCATGGTGAAAACTCAGGCCTTCTACTGGACCGTGCTCAGTCTGGTAGCGCTCAACACCCTGTGTGTTGCTATCGTTCACTACGACCAGCCAGATTGGCTTTCCGACTTCCTCTGTGAgtgccccccccgccgccggcccctccgcccggccccccccgctccccctcACTCTCTTTTTCCACCCCCCCAGACTATGCAGAATTCATTTTCTTGGGACTCTTTATGTCcgaaatgtttataaaaatgtacGGGCTGGGGACGCGGCCTTACTTTCACTCGTCCTTCAATTGCTTCGACTGTGCCGTGAGTCTGGTCCTGGCCCGGGCGCTGCCGACgggaatgggatggggatgggatggggattgggatgggatggggatggggatgggatggggatgggatgggatggggatggggatgggatggggatgggatgggatggggatggggatggggatggggatgggatggggatggggattgggatgggatggggatggggatgggatggggatgggatgggatggggatggggatgggatggggatgggatgggatggggatggggatggggatggggatgggatggggatggggatgggatgggatggggatggggatgggatggggatgggatggggatggggatggggatgggatggggatggggattgggatgggatggggattgggatgggatggggatggggatgggatggggatgggatggggatggggatgaggatgggatggggattgggatggggatgggatggggatggggatgggatggggatgggatgggatggggatggggatgggatggggatggggatgaggatgggatggggatggggatgggatggggatggggatgaggatgggatgggcatggggatggggatgggatggggatgggatgggggtgggatgaggatgaggatgggatggggatgagtACAAGACGAGGATGGGGAAGAGGTTGGGAtagggatggggacagggttggggacagggagagagatgggatggggacaggacagggacacccccccagGTTATCATCGGAAGCATCTTTGAGGTGATCTGGGCTGTTGTGAAGCCGGGAACATCCTTCGGGATCAGCGTGCTACGAGCTCTCAGGTTACTGCGCATTTTCAAAGTCACAAAGTAAGTGTTGACGGGTCGGGCACCACCGCTCCGTCCatccgtccgtccgtccctcCGTGCCACCGTCCGTCGGTCTGTCTGTGTCCGTGGGTTTGTGAGCGCAGGGGCAGCACGAGTGAGCGTGCGGATGCGCGGAGCCATCGTTGGGTGCCGAGCTCTCGTCCCGTGTCCCCTCGctgtccccgtgtcccctcaTCACCCCTATATCCCCGTGTCCCCTCAccatccctgtgtcccctcATCACCCCCGTGTCCCCTCGTCACCCCCATATCCCCGTGTCCCCTCATCACCCCCATGTCCCTGTGTCCCCTTGTCACCCCCGTGTCCCCTCGCCGTCCCCGTGTCCCCGGTCCCCCCcgcagcctggctctgccctggcaggtACTGGGCTTCCCTGAGGAACCTGGTGGTCTCCCTCCTGAACTCCATGAAGTCCATCatcagcctcctcttcctcctcttcctcttcatcgTTGTCTTTGCCCTTTTGGGGATGCAGCTCTTCGGGGGACAGTGAGTAACCGGCCGGGGGACGGGGTCCCCTGGGACCACCCTGGCCCCCTGGTGTGGGGGTGTCTCTGTGCTCCTGGGTCCCACCGCtgatcctccccccccccaggttcAATTTTGATGACGGGACCCCTCCCACCAACTTTGACACTTTCCCAGCAGCAATAATGACGGTGTTTCAGGTAAGgaccccccacacccccccatgGGGCTCCCGAGGAATTGGGGTgccagggtgggggggtccccactGCCCCCGTGACTCCTTCTCACCCGCCAGATCCTGACGGGCGAAGACTGGAACGCGGTGATGTACGACGGGATCAAATCTCAGGGCGGCGTCAAGGGGGGGATGGTTTTCTCCGTCTACTTCATCGTCCTCACCCTCTTCGGCAACTGTATCctcggggtgctgggggggctcgGGAGGGTCCGGGCTGGTGCGGGGGGGGATACGCTGGGACCTGCTTTGCCTTGACGGGGCGCCCAGACACCCTCCTCAACGTCTTCTTGGCCATCGCGGTGGACAACCTCGCCAACGCGCAGGAGCTCACCAAGGTAAGGACCGGTGACGGGGACACGGGGGTCTGTCCGCCCCCGCCCATCACCCGTGGCCTCGGGGCTGGGCTGGACACGGTGCGGGGCTTTGCAGGatgagcaggaggaggaagaagccgCCAACCAAAAGCTGGCGCTGCAGAAGGCGAAGGAGGTGGCCGAAGTGAGCCCGCTCTCCGCAGCCAACATGTCTGTCACCATGTAAGTGCATCCTGTGCCCAGCTCCGTCCCCAGCTCCGTCCCCAGCTCTGTCCTCagctccatccccatccccatccccagctccatccaggctccatccccatccccagatccgtccccatccccagctccatcctggCTCCATCCAGGCTCCATCCTCAtccccagctctgtccccagtTCCATCCCCAGCTCCGTCCTggctccatccccatccccagctccatcctggCTCCGTCCCCACCTCCATCCTTTCCTCCgtccccagctccatccccacTTCCATCCTCTGCCTCATTGCCAGCTCCATCCCCGGATCCATCCCTGGATCCATCCTCGGCTCCATCCCCAGGTCCATCCTCAGCTCCATCCTTGATTCCATCCTCAGCTCCATCCTGGCTCCATCCCGGCTCCATCCCGGctccatcccatctccatcccatcTCCACCCCATCTCCATGCTGTCTCCGTTCCCGGCACGCCTCCGGCTCCCCCAATGCGCGCTGCGGCTCCCCGCtgcaggaaggagcagcagaagaaCCAGAAGACCTCGAAGTCGGTGTGGGAGCAGCGGACGAGCGAGCTGCGGAAGCAGAACCTGCTGGCCAGCCGGGAGGCCCTCTACAGCGAGCTGGACCCCGAGGAGCGCTGGAAGGTGCCCTACGCCCGTCACCTGCGCCCCGACATGAAGACCCACCTGGACCGGCCGCTGGTGGTGGACCCCCAGGAGAACCGCAACAACAACACCAACAAGACACGCCCCGGCGAGCCGCCGACGGAGCACCGCTTCGGCCAGCCCCGCGCCGACGAGCTCCGCCGGCAGCCGCGCTACCCCGACCCCggcggcccccgccccggggacccccccggccccgacGGCCGACGAccccgcagcagcagccgcgAGCCCGAGCGGGAGCCCAGCCAGGAGCGTGGTTACGCCGACGCCGAGCGCCTCAAAGCCCTCGAGCGCCGGCACCGGCCGGGCGGTAGCCGGGATGGCCGCAGTGGTTCGCCCCAGCCCGAGCGTGAGCACCGGCGGCACCGGCCGCACCGACGGGTGGCCGAGGAGGGCGAAGAGGGCGGCAGGCCCGAACGGCGACCGCGGCACCGGGAGGGTGGTCGCCCGGCACGGGGCGAGGGGGACGGGGAGCACGGGGACGGGGAGCGGCGCCGGCGGCATCGGCACGCCGCGCCGGCCACCTATGACGGCGAGGGCAAGCGGGACGACAAGGAGAGGCGGCACCGACGGCGGAGGTGAGCGCGGTGGGCAGGACCCCCTCTGGGGCTGGTGGGACCCCCAGGACTGGGGAGGGGGCTCCCCTGGCTCCCGGGGGGGGGACCCGAATCCCCGCTGGCATTCGCGGCTCAGCACCCGCCCTGGGAGCTGTgccgggggtgctggggggtcccGTCTGAGCCGcctccccctcgccccccccagGGAGAACCAGGCCCCCGGGGTGCCGGTGGGCCCCACGCTCTCCACCACCCGCCCCATCCAGCAGGACGTGGGGCGCCGGGAGCCCCCCGTGGCGGAGGACATCGACAACATGAAGAACAACAAGCTGGCCACCGCCGAGCCCCCCGCACCCCCTCCCATGGGCAACCacacctcctgcccccccagcgGGGCTCCCCTCCGCCGACCCCCCGCCACCCCTAACCCCCCCCCCGAAAACAACCTGGTGGTCACCAACCCCGGCACCCACAACAACCCGGCCAAGGTGGGGGGGAAGCCGGAGCACACGGCTGTGGACATCCCGCCCCCCCTCCCACCGCCCGCCACCAATGCCCTGGTCCAAGGTAGGGGGGACCCCTGGGGTTTGGAGGGTCtaggggggtttggggggtctgggaggggggtttgggggggtctggAGAGGTCTGGGGAGCTTCAGGGGGGTTTGGAGGGTCAAGAGGGGTCTGGAGGGGTCTGGGGGGCCTcaggggggtctgggggggtccAGGGGGGTTTGAGGGGTGCAGGGGGCCGTGATGCCACTGCTCCTGCAGTGAACAGGAACGCCAACCCCGAGCCGCTGCCCcgcaaggaggaggaggagaagaaggaggaaggtgaCGGGCAGGAGGAGAACGGCCCCAAGCCCATGGTGCCCTACAGCTCCATGTTCATCCTCTCCACCACCAACCCGTGAGCACCGGGGGGGGCAAagggggggtctgggggtgtccctcgccccccccccccacaccccccctcATCCcgttccgccccccccccccccccccccaggtttCGCCGGCTGTGCCATTACATCGTCAACCTGCGGTACTTCGAGATGTGCATCCTCATGGTCATTGCCATGAGCAGCATCGCCCTGGCCGCCGAGGACCCCGTGCAGCCCAACGCCCCCCGCAACAACGTGAGCACCCCCCGTCCCGTTCCCACCCCCCCACAGCTGGGCAAAcagggggacacccccccccggcactGTCGGGGGGTGGTGGGGCACTTTGGGGGGGTGGGTACCCCCAAAGCATCACCTGGGGTTGTGCCAAAATGGgggtgtcgtgtcccccccttGTCCTGCCTCTGACACCCTGCCCACGGCCTCAGGGTGCGGGGGGGGGCCCACagccatgggggggggggtcctggggtgTCACAGGGgtcccagggtgctgggggggggcccagggtgctgggggggtcccagggtgccaggaggattcctggggtgctggggggggggtcctgcagCCCCGGGGTGCCGGCTGACCCCAGGGTACCGGGGAGGGGCCCAGGCGTCTCCCTcaccccaccacctcccctcacccccctccccaggtcTTGCGCTACTTCGACTACGTCTTCACGGGCGTCTTCACCTTCGAGATGGTGATCAAGGTGAGCGGGGGGGGGGTTCCGCTGGGCGGGGGGGCCCCCCgaccccccctcacccccccttccccctgcagATGGTGGATTTGGGGCTGGTGCTTCACCAAGGTGCCTATTTCCGGGACCTGTGGAACATCCTGGACTTCATCGTGGTCAGCGGGGCGCTGGTGGCCTTCGCCTTCACGTGAGTGTCCCCCCCCTCGGGGACACGGGTGGGGGCGGGCACGCCTGGGTTTCAcctctcccagtgcctcccagtgcttcccagtgcctcccagcgGGGTCCGTCCCAGCCCCGCCGGGGTCCGTCCCGCCGCCCGCAGCGTCCGCTCCCCGGCTGTCCGCGCTCCGCTGTGTCGCTTGACGTCCGTCCTCGGCCGCTTGCCACCGCGCTGTGTCGTCCTGTCACCGTCCCGGTGTCCCCGCGCCCCGGCAGCGCCGCCCCCGGTGTCCCCAGGCAGGATCGGGCCCCAGTGCCCGTTGGGCAGAACAGCCCAGAGCAGCGAGCAGAGCTGGAGTAAACCATAAATAAAGCTGATGAATCCCCCTAGTAAAGCATGAGTAGCCTCTTAGTAAGGGATGAGGAGTCTCTTAGGAAAGGATGAGTGTCCCCCGAGTGACTGAGCATCCCCCGAGTAAAGGGTGAGCATCCGAGTGATTGAGCATCCTTAAATCAGAGGGTGAGCATCCCTCAAGTAAAGGGTGAGAAGCCCCTGCGTGACTGAGCATCCTTAAAGCAAAGGCTGAGCATCCCCCGAGTAAAGAGTGAGCATCGCCCAAGTAATTGAGCATCCCCAGAAAAAGGGTGAGCATCCCCTGAGTGACTGAGCATCCCCCAAGTAAAGGATGAGCATCCCCCAAGTAACTGAGCATCCTTAAAGCAAAGGATGAGCATCCCCTGAGTAAATGGTGAGCATCCCCCAAGTAACTGAGCATCCTTAAAGCAAAGGATGAGCATCCCCTGAGTAAATGGTGAGCATCCCCCGAGTAACTGAGCATCCTTAAAGCAAAGGATGAGCATCCCCTGAGTGATTGAGCATCCCCCAAGTAAAGGGTGAGCATCCCCCCGAGTAACTGAGCATCCCCCCCAAGGTAACGGGTGAGTAAACCCGGAGCAGACCCTGAGGACCTCCCGGGATGCCGGGATTTCGGCCGGGGGGGTGCGggtgcggggcgggggccgggctcTCACCGTGCCTtgtctctccccttcctctgccacCGGCCGCAGGAGCAGCTCACGGTAAAGTCTTTCTGCCTTCGTCTCCCGCCTGTCTCCGTCCTCGTGCTCTCCTCGTGCTCATGGTCGCGCCTCGCTCCTCCCCACACACCCCTTtccgcatccccccccccccaaaaaaaagcagcctcaGGGATGGGGCAATGGGAAACCTGGTTCTCCCTGGTGTGTGATGAGCGCGGGGGGTCTCAGCCCGTAGCACCCCCTCCGTGCTGAGCAGCCTCTGTCTGTTTGGCCGGGGAGGGGACGGTCACcgctggggagaggaggggaccGGACCGCCCGTGGTCCTGCCGGGGGGCCCCGAGCTGCCGCACCAGGGGCCCCACATCTCCCCGTCatcgtccccccccccgcagaggcagcagcaagggGAAGGACATCAACACCATCAAGTCCCTCCGTGTCCTCCGCGTCCTCCGGCCCCTGAAGACCATCAAG of the Balearica regulorum gibbericeps isolate bBalReg1 chromosome 30, bBalReg1.pri, whole genome shotgun sequence genome contains:
- the CACNA1A gene encoding voltage-dependent P/Q-type calcium channel subunit alpha-1A isoform X2, encoding MGCDELLADAGLSSVSPGSLQDGSLRRRGAGPLRGRRRRDRRPRDDGGGPGCWGPAAGRPPRGAEDVQAVDGPARPHHGSLQPHPRPAELPDGQPLPLPLQRGQRATIIANCIVLALEQHLPDEDKTPMSERLDDTEPYFIGIFCFEAGIKIIALGFAFHKGSYLRNGWNVMDFVVVLTGILATVGSQFDLRTLRAVRVLRPLKLVSGIPSLQVVLKSIMKAMIPLLQIGLLLFFAILIFAIIGLEFYMGKFHTTCFDLVTDEIKVEVPCGTDEPARICPNGTKCKKYWEGPNYGITQFDNILFAVLTVFQCITMEGWTDLLYYSNDASGNTWNWLYFIPLIIIGSFFMLNLVLGVLSGEFAKERERVENRRAFLKLRRQQQIERELNGYMEWISKAEEVILAEDETEGEPRHPFDGKCPAPACPGRGAATLGGGGGVSRRGPPGDARLPVPLAPAGALRRATIKKSKTDLLSPEDAEEQLADISSVGSPFARASLKSAKLENATFFHKRERRMRFHIRRMVKTQAFYWTVLSLVALNTLCVAIVHYDQPDWLSDFLYYAEFIFLGLFMSEMFIKMYGLGTRPYFHSSFNCFDCAVIIGSIFEVIWAVVKPGTSFGISVLRALRLLRIFKVTKYWASLRNLVVSLLNSMKSIISLLFLLFLFIVVFALLGMQLFGGQFNFDDGTPPTNFDTFPAAIMTVFQILTGEDWNAVMYDGIKSQGGVKGGMVFSVYFIVLTLFGNYTLLNVFLAIAVDNLANAQELTKDEQEEEEAANQKLALQKAKEVAEVSPLSAANMSVTISIPAPSRLHPISIPSPPHLHAVSVPGTPPAPPMRAAAPRCRKEQQKNQKTSKSVWEQRTSELRKQNLLASREALYSELDPEERWKVPYARHLRPDMKTHLDRPLVVDPQENRNNNTNKTRPGEPPTEHRFGQPRADELRRQPRYPDPGGPRPGDPPGPDGRRPRSSSREPEREPSQERGYADAERLKALERRHRPGGSRDGRSGSPQPEREHRRHRPHRRVAEEGEEGGRPERRPRHREGGRPARGEGDGEHGDGERRRRHRHAAPATYDGEGKRDDKERRHRRRRENQAPGVPVGPTLSTTRPIQQDVGRREPPVAEDIDNMKNNKLATAEPPAPPPMGNHTSCPPSGAPLRRPPATPNPPPENNLVVTNPGTHNNPAKVGGKPEHTAVDIPPPLPPPATNALVQVNRNANPEPLPRKEEEEKKEEGDGQEENGPKPMVPYSSMFILSTTNPFRRLCHYIVNLRYFEMCILMVIAMSSIALAAEDPVQPNAPRNNVLRYFDYVFTGVFTFEMVIKMVDLGLVLHQGAYFRDLWNILDFIVVSGALVAFAFTGSSKGKDINTIKSLRVLRVLRPLKTIKRLPKLKAVFDCVVNSLKNVLNILIVYMLFMFIFAVVAVQLFKGKFFYCTDESKEFEKDCRGEYLVYEKDNEVKAQKREWKKYEFHYDNVLWALLTLFTVSTGEGWPQVLKHSVDATYENQGPSPGYRMEMSIFYVVYFVVFPFFFVNIFVALIIITFQEQGDKMMEEYSLEKNERACIDFAISAKPLTRHMPQNRQSFQYRMWQFVVSPPFEYTIMAMIALNTIVLMMKFYDASDAYENVLKMFNNVFTSLFSLECLLKIMAFGVLNYFRDAWNIFDFVTVLGSITDILVTEFGVGGSRRGPRDPGSGPRSPPTHPSCPPQNNFINLSFLRLFRAARLIKLLRQGYTIRILLWTFVQSFKALPYVCLLIAMLFFIYAIIGMQVFGNIGIEEEDDESAITQHNNFRTFFQALMLLFRSATGEAWHEIMLSCLSGKPCDQNSGIKEDECGNEFAYFYFVSFIFLCSFLMLNLFVAVIMDNFEYLTRDSSILGPHHLDEYVRVWAEYDPAACGCSAWTCRWPTTTRCTSTPRSWP